Proteins encoded by one window of Nomascus leucogenys isolate Asia chromosome 19, Asia_NLE_v1, whole genome shotgun sequence:
- the RTN4RL1 gene encoding reticulon-4 receptor-like 1, with product MLRKGCCVELLLLLVAAELPLGGGCPRDCVCYPAPMTVSCQAHNFAAIPEGIPVDSERVFLQNNRISLLQPGHFSPAMVTLWIYSNNITYIHPSTFDGFVHLEELDLGDNRQLRTLAPETFQGLVKLHALYLYKCGLSALPAGVFGGLHSLQYLYLQDNHIEYLQDDIFVDLVNLSHLFLHGNKLWSLGPGTFRGLVNLDRLLLHENQLQWVHHKAFHDLRRLTTLFLFNNSLSELQGECLAPLGALEFLRLNGNPWDCGCRARSLWEWLQRFRGSSSAVPCVSPALRHGQDLKLLRAEDFRNCTGPASPHQIKSHTLTTTDRAARKEHHSPHGPTRSKGHPHGHPPGSRPGHRKPGKNCTSHRNRNQISKAGAGKQAPELPDYAPDYQHKFSFDIMPTARPKRKGKCARRTPIRAPSGVQQASSASSLGASLLAWTLGLAVTLR from the coding sequence GGTGCTGTGTGgaattgctgctgctgctggtagCTGCGGAGCTGCCCCTGGGTGGTGGCTGCCCACGGGACTGTGTGTGCTACCCGGCGCCCATGACGGTCAGCTGCCAGGCGCACAACTTTGCAGCCATCCCGGAGGGCATCCCCGTGGACAGCGAGCGCGTCTTCCTGCAGAACAACCGCATCAGCCTCCTCCAGCCCGGCCACTTCAGCCCCGCCATGGTCACCCTGTGGATCTATTCGAACAACATCACCTACATCCACCCCAGCACCTTCGACGGCTTCGTGCACCTGGAGGAGCTGGACCTCGGCGACAATCGGCAGCTGCGGACGCTGGCGCCCGAGACCTTCCAGGGCCTGGTGAAGCTTCACGCCCTCTACCTCTACAAGTGCGGGCTCAGCGCCTTGCCGGCCGGCGTCTTTGGCGGCCTGCACAGCCTGCAGTACCTCTACCTGCAGGACAACCACATCGAGTACCTCCAGGACGACATCTTCGTGGACCTGGTCAACCTCAGCCACCTGTTCCTCCACGGGAACAAGCTGTGGAGTCTGGGCCCGGGCACCTTCCGAGGCCTGGTGAACCTGGACCGTCTGCTGCTGCACGAGAACCAGCTGCAGTGGGTCCACCACAAGGCGTTCCACGACCTCCGCAGGCTGACCACCCTCTTCCTCTTCAACAACAGCCTCTCGGAGCTGCAGGGCGAGTGCCTGGCCCCGCTGGGGGCCCTGGAGTTCCTGCGTCTCAACGGCAACCCCTGGGACTGCGGCTGTCGCGCGCGCTCCCTGTGGGAATGGCTGCAGAGGTTCCGGGGCTCCAGCTCCGCTGTCCCCTGCGTGTCCCCCGCGCTGCGGCACGGCCAGGACCTGAAGCTGCTGAGGGCCGAGGACTTCCGGAACTGCACGGGACCAGCGTCCCCGCACCAGATCAAGTCACACACGCTCACCACCACCGACAGGGCTGCCCGCAAGGAGCACCACTCACCCCACGGCCCCACCAGGAGCAAGGGCCACCCGCACGGCCACCCGCCTGGCTCCCGGCCCGGCCACAGGAAGCCGGGCAAGAACTGCACCAGCCACAGGAACCGCAATCAGATCTCTAAGGCGGGCGCCGGGAAACAGGCCCCCGAGCTGCCAGACTATGCCCCGGACTACCAGCACAAGTTCAGTTTCGACATCATGCCCACGGCCCGGCCCAAGAGGAAGGGCAAGTGTGCCCGCAGGACCCCCATCCGTGCCCCCAGCGGGGTGCAGCAGGCCTCCTCGGCCAGTTCCCTGGGGGCCTCCCTCCTGGCCTGGACACTGGGGCTGGCAGTCACTCTCCGCTGA